A region of Streptomyces cinnamoneus DNA encodes the following proteins:
- a CDS encoding NADP-dependent isocitrate dehydrogenase, with protein MTDSTIIYTHTDEAPALATHSFLPVVKAYAGAAGVAVETRDISLAGRIIASFPEYLEEGQRIADALAELGELAKTPGANIIKLPNISASIPQLKAAVAELQKQGYALPDYPDDPRTDEEREVRARYDKIKGSAVNPVLREGNSDRRAPASVKNYAKTHPHRMGAWTADSKTNVATMGVDDFRSTEKSAVITEAGSLRIELVGDDGSTTVLRESVPVQAGEVVDASVMRVAALREFLTAQIARAKAEGVLFSVHLKATMMKVSDPIVFGHVVRAFFPKTFAKYGEVLIAAGLTPNDGLGGIFKGLETLPHLGEEIRASFDAELAEGPALAMVDSDKGITNLHVPSDVIVDASMPAMIRTSGHMWGPDGQEADTLAVLPDSSYAGVYQAVIDDCRAHGAYDPSTMGSVPNVGLMAQKAEEYGSHDKTFEIPVTGTVRLVDQAGDVVIEQTVSAGDIFRACQTKDAPIKDWVKLAVTRARATGAPAVFWLDETRAHDAQLIEKVKAYLPEHDTEGLDIRILAPVEATKLSVERIRRGENTISVTGNVLRDYLTDLFPILELGTSAKMLSVVPLMNGGGLFETGAGGSAPKHVQQLVKENYLRWDSLGEFFALVPSFEHYAKTTGNARAQVLADTLDRATATFLNEDKSPSRRLGGIDNRGSHFYLAMYWAQELAQQTDDAELAKAFAPLAATLAENEQAIVEELIAVQGSPADIGGYYQPDVTKAAAVMRPSATLNEALAILG; from the coding sequence GTGACTGATTCGACCATCATCTATACGCACACCGACGAGGCGCCGGCGCTGGCGACCCACTCGTTCCTGCCCGTCGTCAAGGCGTACGCCGGGGCGGCCGGTGTCGCCGTGGAGACCCGCGACATCTCCCTGGCCGGCCGGATCATCGCCAGCTTCCCCGAGTACCTCGAGGAGGGCCAGCGCATCGCCGACGCCCTCGCCGAGCTCGGCGAGCTGGCCAAGACGCCCGGCGCCAACATCATCAAGCTGCCCAACATCTCGGCCTCGATCCCGCAGCTGAAGGCCGCCGTCGCCGAGCTGCAGAAGCAGGGCTACGCGCTGCCGGACTACCCGGACGACCCCCGCACCGACGAGGAGCGCGAGGTCCGCGCCCGCTACGACAAGATCAAGGGCAGCGCCGTCAACCCGGTCCTGCGCGAGGGCAACTCCGACCGCCGCGCCCCCGCGTCGGTCAAGAACTACGCCAAGACGCACCCGCACCGCATGGGCGCGTGGACGGCCGACTCGAAGACGAACGTCGCCACCATGGGCGTCGACGACTTCCGTTCCACCGAGAAGTCCGCCGTCATCACCGAGGCCGGCAGCCTGCGCATCGAGCTGGTGGGCGACGACGGCTCCACCACCGTCCTGCGCGAGTCCGTGCCCGTCCAGGCCGGCGAGGTCGTGGACGCGTCCGTCATGCGCGTCGCCGCGCTGCGCGAGTTCCTGACCGCGCAGATCGCCCGCGCCAAGGCCGAGGGCGTGCTGTTCTCCGTGCACCTCAAGGCCACGATGATGAAGGTCTCCGACCCGATCGTCTTCGGCCACGTGGTCCGCGCCTTCTTCCCGAAGACGTTCGCGAAGTACGGCGAGGTGCTGATCGCCGCCGGCCTGACCCCGAACGACGGTCTCGGCGGCATCTTCAAGGGCCTGGAGACCCTGCCCCACCTGGGCGAGGAGATCAGGGCGTCCTTCGACGCCGAGCTCGCCGAGGGCCCGGCGCTGGCGATGGTCGACTCCGACAAGGGCATCACCAACCTGCACGTCCCGAGCGACGTCATCGTCGACGCCTCCATGCCGGCCATGATCCGCACCTCCGGCCACATGTGGGGCCCGGACGGCCAGGAGGCCGACACCCTCGCCGTCCTCCCGGACAGCAGCTACGCCGGCGTCTACCAGGCCGTCATCGACGACTGCCGCGCCCACGGCGCCTACGACCCGTCCACCATGGGCTCGGTCCCGAACGTCGGCCTCATGGCGCAGAAGGCCGAGGAGTACGGCAGCCACGACAAGACCTTCGAGATCCCGGTCACCGGCACCGTCCGCCTGGTCGACCAGGCCGGCGACGTCGTCATCGAGCAGACCGTCTCGGCCGGCGACATCTTCCGCGCCTGCCAGACCAAGGACGCGCCGATCAAGGACTGGGTCAAGCTGGCCGTCACCCGCGCCCGCGCCACCGGCGCCCCGGCCGTCTTCTGGCTGGACGAGACCCGTGCCCACGACGCGCAGCTGATCGAGAAGGTCAAGGCGTACCTGCCGGAGCACGACACCGAGGGCCTGGACATCCGCATCCTGGCCCCCGTCGAGGCGACGAAGCTGTCGGTCGAGCGCATCCGGCGCGGCGAGAACACCATCTCCGTCACCGGCAACGTCCTCCGTGACTACCTGACCGACCTCTTCCCGATCCTCGAGCTCGGCACGAGCGCCAAGATGCTCTCCGTCGTCCCGCTGATGAACGGCGGCGGCCTCTTCGAGACCGGCGCCGGCGGCTCCGCGCCCAAGCACGTCCAGCAGCTGGTCAAGGAGAACTACCTGCGCTGGGACTCGCTGGGCGAGTTCTTCGCGCTGGTGCCGTCCTTCGAGCACTACGCGAAGACCACGGGCAACGCCCGCGCCCAGGTGCTCGCCGACACCCTCGACCGCGCGACCGCCACGTTCCTCAACGAGGACAAGTCGCCCAGCCGTCGCCTCGGTGGCATCGACAACCGCGGCAGCCACTTCTACCTGGCCATGTACTGGGCCCAGGAGCTGGCGCAGCAGACCGACGACGCCGAGCTCGCCAAGGCGTTCGCCCCCCTCGCCGCGACGCTGGCCGAGAACGAGCAGGCGATCGTCGAGGAGCTCATCGCGGTGCAGGGCTCGCCGGCCGACATCGGCGGCTACTACCAGCCCGACGTGACCAAGGCGGCGGCCGTCATGCGCCCGTCGGCCACCCTCAACGAGGCTCTCGCGATCCTGGGCTGA
- a CDS encoding glycosyltransferase encodes MLKSSPYVRRWALVVAVVSVTAAVAQQLLIIAGFGGWLPGWQPWPCLLLAVPSFLIALRSGATVACPAPLLKGAEVIRRVPVGVCVLGVLVLTAFVWASLQEHEPHFGHEEAVYANKARSWLEGTPDAGWGLYRPVGLPALGYVALTVHNSVGTLRVVALCVVLFTLTVTYVVAARWTTPRRAVVVTLLLLGGLGFLRRVPEFLNDIGSTGLLLMVVFLVALAQEKPRSRAVLGLPFVIVPAFYFRYGVVGNLLAVFLAALVAYGPRAWAAQWRRLLWAVLLVALGLVPHLVHAVRATGSPLGVMTRATSQANRAFFGDGLLYYAATFPYRLAGDLGAVVMVAGILALVAAVRRVRSAGPSTIERSEDRRRVFLGLTALFMFVVLGCTSHGEPRFVYVPVVLLTVLGVQNLAERSGRWSAQTLTAVGVLASLSVLVTAQVVGHGAMRGPSRLSESTVPVARSLTSDRPCLVVSGYEPEMGWYSGCDAVTYAQYEERAVPPDMRVTLVLFERGRLQPGPTAVKELVGDREVTTSVRDTDGSLGTARAITFREGRRP; translated from the coding sequence ATGCTGAAGTCGTCGCCGTACGTGCGTCGTTGGGCCCTTGTCGTCGCGGTGGTGTCGGTGACGGCGGCCGTGGCGCAGCAACTCCTCATCATCGCCGGCTTCGGCGGGTGGTTACCGGGGTGGCAGCCGTGGCCCTGTCTGCTCCTGGCGGTTCCCTCCTTCCTCATCGCCCTCCGGAGCGGGGCGACGGTCGCCTGCCCGGCGCCGCTCCTGAAAGGCGCCGAGGTCATCCGGCGCGTTCCCGTCGGGGTGTGCGTCCTCGGTGTCCTCGTCCTCACCGCCTTCGTGTGGGCCTCCCTTCAGGAACACGAGCCGCACTTCGGCCATGAAGAGGCGGTCTATGCGAACAAGGCCCGCTCGTGGCTGGAGGGGACGCCGGACGCCGGGTGGGGCCTCTACCGGCCCGTCGGGCTGCCGGCTCTGGGGTACGTCGCCCTGACCGTGCACAACAGCGTCGGCACGCTCCGGGTCGTGGCCCTGTGCGTGGTCCTCTTCACCCTGACCGTCACCTATGTCGTCGCCGCCCGCTGGACGACCCCGAGACGGGCGGTCGTGGTGACGCTGCTCCTGCTCGGCGGGCTCGGGTTCCTTCGCCGCGTGCCCGAGTTCCTGAACGACATCGGCAGTACGGGCCTCCTGCTGATGGTGGTGTTCCTCGTCGCCCTCGCCCAGGAGAAGCCTCGTTCCCGGGCCGTGCTGGGGCTCCCCTTCGTCATCGTTCCGGCCTTCTACTTCCGGTACGGCGTCGTGGGAAACCTGCTGGCCGTTTTCCTGGCGGCCCTCGTGGCGTACGGGCCCCGGGCCTGGGCGGCGCAGTGGCGCCGACTGCTCTGGGCCGTCCTGCTCGTCGCACTCGGGCTGGTTCCCCACCTCGTCCACGCGGTGCGCGCGACGGGTTCGCCCCTGGGCGTGATGACGCGGGCCACCTCCCAGGCCAACCGCGCGTTCTTCGGCGACGGGCTGCTGTACTACGCCGCCACGTTTCCCTACCGCCTCGCCGGTGACCTCGGCGCCGTCGTCATGGTCGCCGGGATTCTCGCGCTGGTCGCCGCTGTGCGGCGCGTCCGCTCAGCCGGGCCCTCAACGATCGAGAGAAGCGAAGACCGCAGACGGGTCTTCCTCGGTCTCACCGCCCTCTTCATGTTCGTCGTCCTGGGATGCACCTCCCATGGCGAACCGCGGTTCGTGTACGTCCCCGTCGTGCTCCTGACCGTGCTCGGCGTGCAGAACCTGGCGGAGCGGTCCGGCCGTTGGTCCGCCCAGACGCTGACCGCTGTCGGCGTTCTCGCGTCGCTGTCCGTCCTGGTCACCGCGCAAGTGGTCGGCCACGGGGCGATGCGGGGGCCCAGCCGGCTGTCCGAGTCCACCGTTCCCGTGGCGCGGAGCCTGACCTCGGACCGGCCCTGCCTCGTCGTTTCCGGCTACGAACCGGAGATGGGCTGGTACTCGGGTTGTGATGCCGTCACCTACGCCCAGTACGAAGAACGCGCGGTGCCCCCCGACATGCGTGTCACCCTCGTGCTCTTCGAACGCGGACGCCTGCAACCAGGGCCGACTGCCGTGAAGGAGCTGGTGGGCGACCGAGAGGTCACGACGTCCGTGAGGGACACGGACGGCTCTCTCGGAACGGCACGGGCCATCACCTTCCGGGAAGGCCGTCGGCCGTAG
- a CDS encoding tetratricopeptide repeat protein, with the protein MGTVTSGALSGAGGEMGRRSSEALFGLLRRAQRDGGGSGEDRSPGDPGDRGDSGDPGDSGDQGGSPSLPVTEEERRVLADRLADCARRSPEFARDVMRWARESEWLAPRVVPAVAQGASRPRMLPPVTAAFTDRDAVLEEIQQMLDEEERPAGSPAVVVLVGPGGIGKSATAVHCAHALEERFPDGQLHVNLAGAAVSTALAPSEVLARFLDRLGVAPRRMPADERLREELYRDCTADRRMVVVLDDAASASQVRPLLPAAAGALVIVTSRRRLDGLVAGTGARHIVLPPLSPADSVRLLGRIVGRGRMAGREAGARAVAARCGGIPLALCAAGASVAVREHLTFDAVDRRLSAAEYGPDEEAPAVNGGDPADPVRRVNDVTYAELSPRSALLYRMAGAWAWPSVTVAVAAKAAGIGEDEARASLEELAEVHLIEEVGEERYRFHDLVRLHARERAEAEDGHTAVAASVRRVAGWYLGFAAAADLRVVPARWHLGPAYLRLAPPAERGPEDGRAALAALRHERENLAAAVRAAAHHGFDELVWQLCEAMWGLHLRLGFHEQWVESHLLGADAARRCAEQFGDPRAEGRMLVQLAFAHMGLGRLDEAEEALAAAAVTDERAGHHRGRATAVEVLGLLRLRQWRYAEAEERFTEAQRILARVRPGEDGWEDVPRALAILEHHIGRALRGQGLLADATRRLLDALARFRALDVPDLYNEGRVYMSLGETHLDAGEPRLARVCLDRAVSTMGDEGAALQLADAAELRARCARDLAEPAEEAAALRTAEGLYDTAGDHESLARVRARLTELGEGGDR; encoded by the coding sequence ATGGGGACTGTCACCTCGGGGGCCCTGTCCGGGGCCGGCGGGGAGATGGGGCGGCGGAGTTCCGAGGCGCTGTTCGGCCTCTTGCGGCGGGCGCAGCGTGACGGGGGCGGCAGCGGCGAGGACCGTTCCCCCGGTGACCCTGGTGACCGTGGCGACTCCGGTGACCCTGGTGACTCCGGTGACCAGGGCGGCTCGCCCAGCCTGCCCGTCACCGAGGAGGAGCGGCGCGTGCTGGCCGACAGGCTGGCGGACTGCGCCCGCCGTTCGCCCGAGTTCGCGCGGGACGTCATGCGGTGGGCGCGCGAGAGCGAATGGCTGGCACCCCGTGTCGTACCCGCCGTCGCCCAGGGCGCCTCGCGCCCCCGCATGCTGCCGCCCGTGACCGCCGCCTTCACCGACCGCGACGCCGTACTCGAAGAGATCCAGCAGATGCTCGACGAGGAGGAGCGGCCCGCAGGCTCGCCCGCCGTCGTCGTCCTCGTCGGCCCGGGCGGCATCGGCAAGAGCGCCACCGCCGTGCACTGCGCCCACGCTCTCGAAGAACGTTTCCCCGACGGCCAGTTGCACGTGAACCTGGCGGGCGCCGCGGTGTCGACGGCGCTGGCGCCGTCCGAGGTGCTCGCCCGCTTCCTGGACCGCCTCGGGGTCGCGCCCCGCAGGATGCCGGCCGACGAGCGGCTACGGGAGGAGCTGTACCGGGACTGCACGGCGGACCGGCGCATGGTCGTCGTCCTGGACGACGCCGCCTCCGCGTCCCAGGTCAGACCGCTGCTGCCCGCTGCCGCCGGCGCTCTGGTCATCGTCACCAGCCGGCGCCGGCTCGACGGGCTCGTGGCCGGCACCGGGGCCCGCCACATCGTGCTGCCGCCGCTCTCGCCGGCCGACTCGGTGCGTTTGCTGGGCCGCATCGTCGGCCGTGGCCGGATGGCCGGCAGGGAGGCCGGCGCCCGGGCGGTGGCGGCACGATGCGGCGGCATTCCCCTCGCGCTGTGCGCCGCGGGCGCCAGTGTCGCCGTACGGGAGCACCTCACCTTCGACGCCGTGGACCGGCGGCTGTCCGCGGCGGAGTACGGTCCGGACGAGGAGGCACCCGCGGTGAACGGCGGCGACCCGGCGGACCCGGTACGACGGGTCAACGACGTCACGTACGCGGAACTGAGCCCCCGCAGCGCACTGCTGTACCGGATGGCGGGGGCGTGGGCCTGGCCCAGCGTCACCGTGGCCGTCGCGGCGAAGGCCGCCGGCATCGGCGAGGACGAGGCGCGGGCGTCCCTGGAGGAACTGGCGGAGGTCCACCTCATCGAGGAGGTCGGCGAGGAACGGTACCGCTTCCACGACCTCGTGCGCCTGCACGCCAGGGAGCGCGCCGAAGCGGAGGACGGCCATACGGCCGTCGCGGCCTCCGTACGCCGGGTGGCCGGCTGGTACCTGGGCTTCGCCGCGGCCGCCGACCTCCGCGTCGTTCCGGCACGCTGGCACCTGGGCCCCGCCTACCTGCGACTGGCCCCGCCGGCGGAGCGCGGCCCCGAGGACGGCCGCGCCGCCCTCGCCGCACTGCGCCACGAGCGGGAGAACCTCGCCGCGGCGGTCCGCGCCGCCGCGCACCACGGCTTCGACGAACTCGTATGGCAGCTCTGCGAGGCCATGTGGGGCCTGCACCTGCGCCTCGGCTTCCACGAACAGTGGGTGGAGAGCCACCTGCTGGGAGCCGACGCCGCGCGCCGCTGCGCCGAGCAGTTCGGCGACCCGCGGGCGGAGGGCAGGATGCTGGTCCAGCTCGCCTTCGCCCACATGGGGCTCGGCCGCCTCGACGAGGCCGAGGAAGCCCTGGCCGCCGCCGCCGTCACGGACGAACGGGCGGGGCACCACCGCGGCCGGGCGACCGCCGTCGAGGTCCTCGGACTGCTGCGCCTGCGCCAGTGGCGGTACGCGGAGGCGGAGGAACGCTTCACCGAGGCCCAGCGGATCCTGGCACGTGTCCGCCCGGGTGAGGACGGGTGGGAGGACGTGCCGCGGGCCCTGGCGATCCTGGAGCACCACATCGGCCGCGCCCTGCGCGGCCAGGGGCTCCTCGCCGACGCCACGCGCCGGCTCCTCGACGCCCTCGCGCGCTTCCGAGCCCTCGACGTGCCCGACCTCTACAACGAGGGACGCGTGTACATGAGCCTGGGCGAGACGCACCTGGACGCCGGCGAGCCGCGGCTCGCCCGGGTCTGCCTCGACAGGGCCGTCTCCACCATGGGCGACGAAGGAGCCGCACTCCAGCTCGCCGACGCCGCCGAACTGCGGGCCCGCTGCGCCCGGGACCTGGCCGAGCCCGCCGAGGAGGCCGCCGCCCTGCGGACGGCGGAGGGCCTGTACGACACGGCCGGTGACCACGAGTCCCTGGCCCGGGTCCGGGCCCGTCTGACGGAGCTGGGCGAGGGGGGCGACCGGTAG
- a CDS encoding CHAT domain-containing protein, protein MSRPSGPGALHGTAVLDGAEATRAVVDARLREHAYAHFACHAVTDAHRSSPGRLVLHGPAEERPTVRDRSRLRLPEARPAYLSACDTLRTSRTSPTSPYTSSAPFSWPRFPHATGSLWHVDDVVGARIARGVDETLRTRDGALDVSRTAWAPRCGARRQGGLPRDAQPPGPPRPRGALRVRNERRLPRRGEPIASRAALFTGRRGDARG, encoded by the coding sequence GTGTCGCGCCCCAGCGGACCGGGGGCTCTCCATGGCACCGCGGTCCTGGACGGCGCCGAGGCCACCCGGGCGGTGGTCGACGCGCGGCTGCGCGAGCACGCGTACGCGCACTTCGCCTGTCACGCCGTCACCGACGCGCACCGGTCCTCGCCGGGCCGGCTCGTCCTGCACGGCCCGGCGGAGGAACGGCCCACCGTCCGCGACCGGTCCCGGCTGCGGCTCCCGGAAGCGCGCCCGGCCTACCTGTCCGCCTGCGACACCCTGCGCACCAGCCGAACCTCGCCGACGAGTCCGTACACCTCGTCAGCGCCCTTCAGCTGGCCGCGCTTCCCGCACGCCACCGGTTCGCTGTGGCACGTCGACGACGTGGTGGGTGCCCGTATCGCCCGGGGCGTGGACGAGACGCTCCGCACCCGGGACGGGGCGCTCGACGTGAGCCGTACGGCGTGGGCCCCGCGGTGCGGTGCGCGGCGTCAGGGCGGACTACCCCGCGACGCCCAGCCTCCGGGCCCGCCGCGTCCACGCGGGGCCCTGAGGGTGCGGAACGAGCGGCGGCTGCCCCGGCGGGGCGAACCGATAGCATCGCGCGCGGCATTGTTCACGGGGCGGCGAGGGGATGCGCGAGGGTGA
- a CDS encoding thiazolylpeptide-type bacteriocin has protein sequence MNNDILEMDELDFQLEELSVLDIADARALPELGASNGSIGCSSSTCSSTCCC, from the coding sequence ATGAACAACGACATCCTGGAGATGGACGAGCTCGACTTCCAGCTGGAGGAGCTCTCGGTCCTGGACATCGCCGACGCGCGTGCCCTGCCCGAGCTCGGCGCCTCCAACGGCAGCATCGGCTGCTCCTCCTCGACCTGCTCCTCCACCTGCTGCTGCTGA
- a CDS encoding thiazolylpeptide-type bacteriocin: MNNEILEMDELVFQLEELSVLDVSDAVALPEMGASSGWGCSSSTCSSCCC, translated from the coding sequence GTGAACAACGAGATCCTTGAGATGGACGAGCTGGTCTTCCAGCTCGAGGAGCTGTCCGTGCTGGACGTGTCCGACGCGGTCGCCCTGCCGGAGATGGGCGCCTCCTCGGGCTGGGGCTGCTCCTCCTCCACCTGCTCCTCCTGCTGCTGCTGA
- a CDS encoding LLM class flavin-dependent oxidoreductase, which translates to MQFGISLLPDVEPETRSPVDYYRDVLAMSRLAEELGYSHVKMTEHYLMGYGGYCPSPLNFLSAVAAQTSRIRLFTGCILPVFHHPVKLASYTAMVDAISDGRLDVGFARAYLPYEFETFGVPMDTNRERFESTIETVIKLWTEENVSAETPFFSFRDATTLPRPTQAPHPPVYLSAVRTPESFTRIGELGHGLMITPSGIELNAEQVHRYREAFNAHHGDSGKKPTVVASLPLYVAETDAEAARIADPYLREYLRVWIKSTDSWDNATSKDYPSYTGLSRYLRTLTPRDMRVSGSAFVGSPERVAERVRGYVEALQGIDVILWQVDFGGMPYEVAAPSMELFAKEVMPKVVDL; encoded by the coding sequence ATGCAATTCGGCATATCCCTGCTCCCGGACGTCGAGCCCGAGACGCGCTCACCCGTCGACTACTACCGGGACGTGCTGGCGATGTCCCGGCTGGCCGAGGAACTCGGCTACAGCCACGTCAAGATGACCGAGCACTACCTGATGGGCTACGGCGGCTACTGCCCAAGCCCGCTGAACTTCCTGTCCGCGGTGGCCGCCCAGACCAGCCGCATCAGGCTGTTCACCGGCTGCATCCTGCCGGTCTTCCACCACCCCGTGAAGCTCGCCTCCTACACGGCCATGGTCGACGCCATCAGCGACGGCCGCCTCGACGTGGGCTTCGCCCGCGCCTACCTGCCGTACGAGTTCGAGACGTTCGGCGTCCCGATGGACACCAACCGGGAACGGTTCGAGTCCACCATCGAGACGGTGATCAAGCTCTGGACCGAGGAGAACGTCTCCGCCGAGACGCCGTTCTTCTCCTTCCGCGACGCCACCACCCTGCCGCGCCCCACCCAGGCCCCGCACCCGCCGGTCTACCTGTCGGCCGTACGGACCCCCGAGAGCTTCACCCGCATCGGCGAGCTCGGGCACGGCCTGATGATCACGCCCAGCGGCATCGAGCTGAACGCCGAGCAGGTCCACCGCTACCGCGAGGCGTTCAACGCCCACCACGGCGACTCCGGCAAGAAGCCCACCGTCGTGGCCAGCCTGCCCCTCTACGTGGCCGAGACCGACGCCGAGGCCGCCCGGATCGCCGACCCGTACCTGCGCGAATACCTGCGGGTGTGGATCAAGTCCACCGACTCGTGGGACAACGCCACGTCCAAGGACTACCCCTCCTACACCGGGCTGAGCCGCTACCTGCGCACGCTCACCCCCCGGGACATGCGCGTCTCGGGCAGCGCCTTCGTCGGCTCACCCGAGCGCGTCGCCGAGCGCGTGCGCGGCTACGTGGAGGCCCTCCAGGGCATCGACGTGATCCTGTGGCAGGTCGACTTCGGCGGCATGCCGTACGAGGTGGCCGCCCCCAGCATGGAACTTTTCGCCAAGGAGGTCATGCCGAAGGTGGTCGACCTGTGA
- a CDS encoding lantibiotic dehydratase, with product MTGNPKDVRTPATGVADVVQLRLNPLSGRRLSVPAMRARLDELITTWQAREALAQPACDALYELVAAAEGKERGRLLALKRAVFNGKDPRPADLLEPLPEEVTRWAGAQRAHRAAADAVEALSGRTAEEERTILLETLRDDDFRASLALVAPGVYSAVQRYLAGDGLEQRDRKSERGIFQYLSRAMLRTSPLSRFTATGLFAWGEDGLPMDGADEGARRGDSRVSVDRALFSYVCGGLVEPAEAGTLVKRHPTVVAENNRLVYSRPEGDKVRMLSTPLTRPLHALLSLTLTGAREATELGAEIAARLGVPEDKGMAVVRGALRVGILIPLPPVDDQAVDIVAEATEVLGDRHPRAAAEFAALDRALKTVATGSVDDRVAALEDVQSVESRLIQLSGRPARLQVHEDLALLPGRVDASRHRKALGDLAAMLELRSVFDRQHDVRAMLVACAVDLLGSGFDVRLVDVAEDLVTMFYRRENALDDSTLADLGPADGSLAALYKVREDVLTELVKDVCRHTGAEETNLDPARFAGLSAQLPERFRRIPSAYGVLVQPAGDRLVVNDIYPGHGMTYTRFLAQDQADGGRATASLRDRLTGLYGPAVREDHGLHDANINHHVRVLDETVTPQQWAGIRLVHDPEADELFLADAGGQRVVIVPLGMKWPELLPEPLRIASWLFDTGRLVTDVVHLAHQRTGLGLSTTAYPRVTFGDVVMHRRRWYYGTDLPLAGESRAEHLVRLTEWRARHGVPEQVMAKTPATDTDLSDLDERAGQISYMRKRLQDKPQYLDLASLTAARVMPRLLERRNETYFEEALPAVRDGRNAFEWVVEFDRAPFGTFSADRKDRP from the coding sequence GTGACCGGTAACCCGAAGGACGTCCGGACCCCCGCCACCGGCGTGGCCGACGTCGTGCAACTGCGCCTGAACCCCCTGTCCGGCCGGCGGCTGTCCGTACCCGCCATGCGGGCCCGGCTCGACGAACTGATCACCACCTGGCAGGCCCGCGAAGCACTCGCCCAGCCCGCCTGCGACGCCCTCTACGAGCTGGTGGCCGCCGCCGAGGGCAAGGAGCGCGGCAGACTGCTCGCGCTCAAGCGCGCGGTGTTCAACGGCAAGGACCCCCGCCCCGCCGACCTGCTGGAGCCGCTGCCCGAGGAGGTCACACGCTGGGCCGGGGCGCAGCGCGCCCACCGGGCCGCCGCCGACGCGGTCGAAGCCCTGTCCGGGCGGACGGCCGAGGAGGAGCGCACGATCCTGCTGGAGACGCTGCGGGACGACGACTTCCGGGCCTCGCTGGCCCTCGTCGCCCCCGGCGTGTACTCCGCCGTCCAGCGCTACCTCGCCGGCGACGGCCTCGAACAGCGCGACCGCAAATCCGAGCGCGGCATCTTCCAGTACCTCTCGCGGGCCATGCTGCGCACCAGCCCGCTCTCCCGGTTCACCGCCACCGGCCTGTTCGCCTGGGGCGAGGACGGGCTGCCCATGGACGGCGCCGACGAGGGCGCGCGCCGGGGCGACTCCCGCGTCTCCGTCGACCGCGCCCTGTTCTCCTACGTCTGCGGCGGCCTGGTCGAGCCGGCCGAAGCCGGCACGCTCGTCAAGCGGCACCCGACCGTGGTGGCCGAGAACAACCGGCTCGTCTACTCCCGTCCGGAGGGCGACAAGGTCCGGATGCTCTCCACACCGCTCACCCGGCCGCTGCACGCCCTGCTGAGCCTGACGCTCACCGGGGCGCGCGAGGCGACGGAACTGGGCGCCGAGATCGCCGCCAGGCTGGGCGTCCCCGAGGACAAGGGCATGGCGGTCGTGCGCGGCGCGCTGCGCGTCGGCATCCTCATCCCGCTGCCTCCCGTGGACGACCAGGCCGTCGACATCGTCGCCGAGGCCACCGAGGTCCTGGGGGACCGCCACCCGCGGGCGGCGGCCGAGTTCGCCGCCCTCGACCGGGCCCTGAAGACCGTCGCCACCGGCTCCGTGGACGACCGCGTCGCCGCACTGGAGGACGTCCAGTCGGTGGAGAGCCGCCTCATCCAGCTGTCCGGCCGGCCGGCCCGGCTCCAGGTACACGAGGACCTGGCGCTGCTGCCGGGCCGCGTGGACGCCTCCCGGCACCGCAAGGCCCTCGGCGACCTGGCCGCCATGCTCGAGCTGCGCTCCGTCTTCGACCGCCAGCACGACGTCCGCGCCATGCTCGTCGCCTGCGCCGTCGACCTGCTCGGCAGCGGGTTCGACGTGCGGCTGGTGGACGTCGCCGAGGACCTCGTGACGATGTTCTACCGCCGGGAGAACGCGCTCGACGACAGCACCCTGGCCGACCTCGGCCCGGCCGACGGCTCCCTGGCGGCCCTGTACAAGGTGCGCGAGGACGTGCTGACCGAGCTGGTCAAGGACGTCTGCCGGCACACGGGCGCCGAGGAGACGAACCTCGACCCCGCCCGCTTCGCCGGCCTGTCCGCGCAGCTCCCCGAGCGTTTCCGCCGCATCCCCTCCGCCTACGGCGTGCTGGTGCAGCCCGCCGGCGACCGGCTCGTGGTCAACGACATCTACCCCGGCCACGGCATGACGTACACCCGCTTCCTGGCCCAGGACCAGGCGGACGGCGGGCGGGCCACCGCCTCGCTGCGCGACCGGCTGACCGGCCTGTACGGCCCGGCCGTGCGCGAGGACCACGGGCTGCACGACGCGAACATCAACCATCACGTCCGCGTCCTCGACGAGACCGTCACCCCCCAGCAGTGGGCCGGCATCCGGCTCGTGCACGACCCGGAGGCCGACGAGCTGTTCCTGGCCGACGCTGGCGGACAGCGCGTGGTGATCGTGCCCCTCGGCATGAAATGGCCCGAACTGCTGCCGGAACCGCTGCGGATCGCCAGCTGGCTGTTCGACACCGGCCGTCTGGTCACCGACGTCGTCCACCTCGCCCACCAGCGCACCGGCCTCGGCCTGTCCACCACCGCCTACCCCAGGGTCACCTTCGGGGACGTCGTCATGCACCGCCGCCGCTGGTACTACGGCACCGACCTCCCGCTCGCCGGGGAGTCGCGCGCCGAACACCTGGTGCGGCTCACCGAGTGGCGGGCCCGGCACGGCGTCCCCGAGCAGGTGATGGCGAAGACCCCGGCCACCGACACCGACCTGAGCGACCTCGACGAGCGCGCGGGCCAGATCTCCTACATGCGCAAGCGGCTCCAGGACAAGCCGCAGTACCTGGACCTGGCGAGCCTGACCGCCGCGCGCGTCATGCCCCGCCTCCTGGAGCGCCGCAACGAGACCTACTTCGAGGAGGCGCTGCCCGCGGTCCGCGACGGCCGCAACGCCTTCGAGTGGGTCGTGGAATTCGACCGCGCGCCCTTCGGGACGTTCTCCGCGGACAGGAAGGACCGTCCGTGA